The Acidobacteriota bacterium sequence ATTCTTCTTTTGAATTATTTATGTTTATTGAATATTTCTTTTTAAAAAATGTAAAGAAAAATCTTTTCTCCCGTTTTAACAAGTTTTTTAACTCCTTCTCCTTCTCTCCAACTAAACTTCTCCTTGCTTTTTTTATCATTTCTTTTTTTATTTTATAAGTATTTTTCACGAACCCAGCTAACAATGCTCTATCACAAATAATGTTTATCTGTCTTGGGATTCCTTTCGAAAATTTATATATTTCTTTTATAGCTCCTTTTGAGAAGTCTAACTTCTTCTTCATTCCAGCAACTCTCAGCCTGTGTAATATGTATGATTCTATCTCTTTCTTCTTCAATGGTAGCAAATAATATTTTATCGGAATCCTTCCATTCAACTGTCTGAGCTCAGGCCTTGCTAATTTTTTTAAAAGTTCCTCCTGACCAACAAGAAGTATCTGGATCAATTTTTCCTTATCCGTTTCCAGGTTTGAAAGAATCCTTATTTGTTCGAGAACTTCAAAGCTCAAATTCTGTGCTTCATCGATTATTAAAATCGCCCTTTTTCCTTTCTCCGCAACTTCCTTTAAAAGAAAAAAATTAAGCTGGTCAATCAACTCTTTCTTTGTGACTCCCTCTGGGATGCACCCAAAATCATAAATTATACTGCTCAAAAGTTCTATCTCATTCACAAAAGGATTTAAAATTAAAGAAGTAACATAATTATTTTTCACCTTATCTAAAATAATTTTAGAAAGGGTTGTTTTTCCAGTCCCTACACCTCCTGCCAGAACTAAAAATCCTTCTCCTTGATTAATTCCGAATAAAAGATGTTCGAGGGCAGAAAAGTGATCTTCACTCATAAAAAAAAATTTTGGGTCAGGTGTTAGAGTGAACGGTTTTTCATAAAAACCATAAAATTCTTCATACATAGTTAATCTTGACTAACAAAGAATTCTTTCTAATTCCTTTTT is a genomic window containing:
- a CDS encoding AAA family ATPase, giving the protein MYEEFYGFYEKPFTLTPDPKFFFMSEDHFSALEHLLFGINQGEGFLVLAGGVGTGKTTLSKIILDKVKNNYVTSLILNPFVNEIELLSSIIYDFGCIPEGVTKKELIDQLNFFLLKEVAEKGKRAILIIDEAQNLSFEVLEQIRILSNLETDKEKLIQILLVGQEELLKKLARPELRQLNGRIPIKYYLLPLKKKEIESYILHRLRVAGMKKKLDFSKGAIKEIYKFSKGIPRQINIICDRALLAGFVKNTYKIKKEMIKKARRSLVGEKEKELKNLLKREKRFFFTFFKKKYSININNSKEE